In Verrucomicrobiia bacterium, the sequence CCGCGTGTCAGCCATTGTTTGAAGGTCCCGCGCTCCCAGTCATCAGCCGGGCGCTTAGGCTGGACCGCGAACAGCTCAGCCATAGTCTTTTTGACTGGCGCTGGCTTGCTATATCCGCCCTTGTGGTAACGCGAAGCGTTGCCGCCTAGTTTCGCGTTGATGTCTTTCCAGGCTTGGCCATGCCACACAGCCTTTCCGGTCTGATTATTCTGCTCTGCGATTGCGTGAGCCAATTCATGTATAAGCGTCTGTTCGACCTCATCAGGGCTGGCATTTTCAACAAAATGCTCATGCATAACGATCTTATTAAGGCCATGCTGGTAATAGGCCAGCTTATTGCCATAAACATTATCAACGAACAGCTTTGGCGTCTCGACTTTATAGCCCTGCCGATAGGCATAATTGACTAGATTGTCTAGCTTAATTTTCAGGTCAACGTATTGCATAGTTTTTTACACCTTTACTATGTGATGATCTCACGCTTGCCAAGTACGTTATTTCTAGCGTATCGGTTTGCCTTCCTGAAGCGGAAGTGTCTCATTTGGCCGCTAAGTGCTACGCTCTTTGGCAAGTGAGAGATCACCTTAATTAATATGGGTAAGCAGTTTTTGATTCAATCACTTGCTCAGGTGATTCGGCCAGCGTTCCTTTGCTTGACTGAACCCCATTATAGGGCATGGATTAAAGTATGTCAATAGTTTTTTTAATGGTTTGATAGTGTAACAGGGGCGAAAATGTG encodes:
- a CDS encoding SprT-like domain-containing protein; amino-acid sequence: MQYVDLKIKLDNLVNYAYRQGYKVETPKLFVDNVYGNKLAYYQHGLNKIVMHEHFVENASPDEVEQTLIHELAHAIAEQNNQTGKAVWHGQAWKDINAKLGGNASRYHKGGYSKPAPVKKTMAELFAVQPKRPADDWERGTFKQWLTRGYHVRKGEKGQLSVWTFVADEYETDVDGKTAKGGRAAAVYFTPDQVEPNTPKAEGK